The Raphanus sativus cultivar WK10039 chromosome 2, ASM80110v3, whole genome shotgun sequence DNA segment tttgaaacaactTTTCATGTATCCCTCAAAACGAAAGTGTAGAAAGTTGAAACCACTTGTTTACAAAATTGGAGACTCTACCAATTATTTTCCTTCTTCGATCAAACATCAAACTGTATGCACTATGCACCACGTATTAAACGTGGGTACGTAGCTAATACAACAGATCTACAAAACGAAATCATTCGATAGAGACTATCTAGTTCttaagaaaatcattttcaCCAGGTGTTACTTTGAATGCAGGAATCATCCTTGGACATTATTCCCGAAAAGGAAACCAGGACAGGATTATTTTAAAGATGTTTGGTCGCTTGATAAAAGCTAATTAAAAGCCTTAGAGAATAGTGTTACAATTCtctaatttctatattttaccGTCCAAAATATCGTTCCAAATTTTAACAACTTTATCTGATTGCTTTGACTGGCTCAACCGCTTACACATCCGTGGCGGAACGTTAGTTACTTACCCTTCACCACCAGTCACTTTCAGAATGTAAATAAACTTAAATTTGACATCAGAGCGTTTGGTATGAAGCATTTACATTGGCAATAACTATCTTCACCGGTCATTTTTTTGTATGGGGTCACTCGGGGCCTTTAAAAGGACCCATGATATCTCCCAGATTATCGGCAAAGCAATAAACATAATAACTCAAATCTTGTCTACTTTCCTGTTATCAATATTACCGTTCTTTACCACTTTGAGATTATGGCAAAGTGTTTTCTCACTCTCTTCTTGGTTCTTGCCCTAGCCTCAGCTTTTGCTTCTGGAGCAAGAAACATCCCAGGTGGACTCTCTGACCAGAAGAACTACCTCGGATACGGTGGCGGGTACTCCGGCATCGGAGACAACGGTTTACCTTTCGGTGGCGTCGGTGGAGGTGTGGCTGGTCCCGGTGGTAACCTTGGTTTTGGTGGACTTGGTGGTGTTGGTGGAGGATTAGGCGGTGGCTTAGGAAATGGGATAGGCGGTGGCTTAGGAAACGGGATAGGCGGTGGACTAGGCAGTGGTGTTGGTTCCGGAGTCGGTGGAGGAAGTACCGGAGGAGTTCATTTCCCTTGAGTAGTTGAGTTGTTAATTTTGGTTTAAGGATTCGTAAAGGTCCTTGAGCTAGGTCTAGCTTAAGATGATGTCAGAGCTACAATAATAGTCatgtcttttttttcaaaatttcattaGCTGTTTACGTGCGTTTTAAGTTACTATGGTGTGATGGTGTCCAATTTCAAATTCGTGTCGTGGCTTTTTAGAATCAGACTCGTGTCTTTGTCGTGTCGTGGCTTGGTCCAATTTCAAATTCTATTTAACTTCCAGTGTGTCACTTAATAAGTTTGTCAACATCTATGACTACTTTTTTTTATCGTAAACTCTATTTATAgacttataaattataatataagcAATCTCTATATACAAATGTGTTTGGAACGCACCTCGAGTTAATTGAAGTTCaactaaaatacaaagaaaagaagTTAATAAACAAAAACCGGATGCAAAAGTTTAATAATGAAATGGGATTTTCGTTTTATATGACATTTAATAGATGTAACAAGTAATTAGATAGGAAACATGAAAGCActatacataattaaaaaagcATGATTTAGTAGATGTAACAAGTAATTGTATAGGGTGGAAACGATGTACTTATCGAACAACACTTACATATTCGATCTACAATTTTCGTGTTTGTGATAGTTAGGTGACAACGTATTAAAGTCGAAATAAATACGTTCCAAGCTATGGAATCAGAAGGGAACCTGACCAAAAACAGTCAAACTTAGGCAGAGCTGACGTTGCATATTCCAAAATACTGTTTGCAAGATTGGTTTTGTGCATTTACTCTTTCTCTTCTTTACAGAATGCGTTAGGCTGGGAACCTGGTCTATTACACGTTGTGTTGCAGGTGAATATTAACTCATGGATATTTCTTTGTATATGATGAAAACTGAGAAATGTAAACTTCACCGACAACTTTTTACAGAAATTAtgattttgtattatttcataTCATAGTCTTTGGGATTTCTACCGTCAAGCAATCATATCCAAACAATTCtgtcaaataatttaaaaatataaaacagaaaaattcATCGTCTAAATACACCATATGAGTGTGTCTAGGGATGTCAATTGGGAATACCCAACCGGTTCGGTTATGTTAGTTGTGCTACTTTTGTATGAGGCTAGTGAATACGCTAATACGGGAAGAGTACAAACAACACAAGAAATATTTCCTTTGATCTTGTCTTGATCTCAATTTTATATGAATAGTATGAGACACACCTACAAGCAGTCATCTACAAGGGAGGTTCACCGTCATATCTAATTGTATGTTGTTTTTAGGGGTTTGAGTTTAACCCgaatcaaagaaaatataaccATGTCCAAGATTAGTCACTCATGATATGAGGATAAGATGTGATATTGTAGGCTTTATAGCTGTTACTGAACTTTATGAATTAGATCCACAATCgtttattttagatttacttTATTTGTGGATATAGtgtaatcaaataataataaataaaaaatttaaaaaataaattgtaatttgtatatattagaCTAAGGTCTGTCCGCCCTGCGAGCGGGAAGttactattaaaaataattatatgaatttatattaagtttttttttgtttgaaaaaaacagtgtatttatttttacaataacGGCAACAAAAACATtgtagtttaaaaataatattataaacaaataaataaaaaattggactaaaaacaaataaataattaataaaattttgggattttattgttattgttaATAATCATGGTTGTTTTGAATTAAAGTAACAATAATCTTCATTATTCTCTATTTTCCAGAGTAAACAATTAATTAATCagagtaaatatttaataatgattgttactaattaaaaatattcatataagtttaaaaattacatGAATATTTGTTtgacatgattttttttattctagGGTAAGTTTGTGCTATACgcagaaatttattttattatatattttttttaatatttgctttttgttgaaatgatttttttttaattttaccatTTTATCCGttgattagttttgttataaaaattcaaagtcTGTTTTATTAGGACTTTAACATAAGTTATctaattttgtattgttttttttttatccggctgttttacattatttttttgtttgactatgcaagtatatatatatttcatatcaatattaaaatcatGATTGAGTTTCTTATTTtagcattttaaaaattatactaaattaaatacaataacCTTACATTTTCTGTTACAATACTTACAAATATATACTTGTTTAccattaaaaacaattttaatatattttttttttgaaatgcttattttattttacaattatatgtaacatcaattttaactattttataacaactttcactatttattttattattgtttaattgtaagttatatatgatattgaatattttttctaaaaggttaatttttagaaaattatttttagtaatgacctcataaaagatattttttacaaacataattataaatttattatttatatcagttaaaaacattttcatgtattagtaaaaatagaaagaacattgtttgtaaacatttttggaacacacatttttatttggttttggttttggttttggtttgctCACTCGATAAACAACTGTAACAACATTATACTTAATCCTAGAAAACGTGTCTAGGAAGCTAGGCCATACATGTCCATGGTTTGCCTGACTTTAGTCATCATCAACTATTTTCCTTCacacatatatttaaattcGACAACTACTTCAACTTAAAAGTATTAGATGAAGTAAGATGAGCTTAGTCATCACCAACTACCTCTCCTTCACACCTATATTTCCACCTCTTAATGCTTCTTTGGAAGCTAAACATACATGTCCATGGTTTGCCTGAATTCAAGCTTTGACCTTTTCATCTCAGCCTCAAGCTCTATGCAAGTCAATAACTGGTGTTTATTTGACGGTGAAACACACTTTCCAATCCGAACGGTTGCCATTAGAAGTCGTTTGCATTGTTTGCGGTCTTTCACTTTCCACCAATAATGACGGCGCCTAcgtttcaaaaactaaaaaaaaatcagatggATAAAATACTTTTTATCTTGAAAACAAAAGCCACTCAGGTAAAAAAAGCACTCGCTTCATTCTTCTTGTACTATATCCCTATCTCTTCCAGGAGCTTAGTTGAATATCATCACATTTTCCTTTCCTCCGCGCAAGAGCTGTGCTCTTCCAACTTCTCCACCAGCTAAGGTAAAGAAACAACATGGATCAAAGAAAACCCTTATTTAGAACCATAAAACATAGGTAAAAAAGCTATACTTTTTCCGGTGGCAAACATGACGTTGGACTGATAATTCGACATCCCACCAAGACCTGAGCAGCCGTCCCTTCCTACAATCCTCTGTATCTCTCGATGTTGACTCTAAATTGTTCATAGTCTAAGTTATTCACCAAGAACAAACGTTCTAGTGGCATCTTCTGTCAGAGTGAGCGAAGACACGGGCATGTTATACGTCGTCATTTTAGGAAcacttctttttcttatttttccgACACACCTAAGGGTCTTGCATGATGAGGCAGAGCTTCGTGTCCGTGAGAGGTATTGGGGCCTCGTACTGGTTTCCCTGCTTTGATTGGCTCAGAGACTTTAGTGGGGGAAGTAGCCACGGCAGGAAAAGCCTTTGTGCCTGGAGGAACTATCTCCTGAATGTGATGAGCTTTTCATCATGCTGTCGACACGAATCCAATAAACCGTAAATACCAAAACGTAACTGGTAGAGAACGTGCAGTAAGGTAAGGAATGAACATACTTCAGCATCTTCCTCGTCAAGATCGTGATCGTCGGGGATGTGTTGTTCTCTACGATCATGCTCACGACCATGTCGATGTTTAGTAAGAacattcttcatcttcttttacctTTTCCTTAACTTTCTTGAGAACTTTTGATGGTCCTTTCGCATGATACCCTTATTCCTCTGTATCTAAACACATAGAAAACATTCACTAACCTTGTTTCCGTATACTGAGGGTACCCAATATTGATCAAGCTCATCTAGTAACTCATAGTGCCATCACCATAAATCAATTTCAGtatcaaacaataaaaatatgttattcaaaaatgcattttaaattagatatggCAGAAGTAACATACCACCAAGGAAAAGTTATCCCTCAGGCTTCAGCGATTCTAATTTCATCTCAGTCACTCCATCTGCATCGTTTGAATTTACCGTCTAAATCTTCAGGCTCTCAGTGCTGTAACCCGTCAAACCCACTGACAAATTACATTGACACTTCTTTACACATGTGTTGAAAACAAATGAATTTTGCATCAGTTTCAACTTTCAACTGTCAAAATTtgatgaaaacaatatttttttgttctgatatcaaatatataatcagAGTAAGGACTAAGAAACAATTATTTTGCCGGAATTACCTTCTTATGTGCTTCCCGGATTCTTAGCATCTGGACTTTGACGATGTTAGAAAAACATCGATTTGAAGTCGGCGAGAGAAGATATGAGTACGCCAAAAGTCTGAATATATTTCACAGAATCGAAGATCCTTATTTATAGATCTAGATTCGTGACTCTTGAGGACAGAGATGATTGATC contains these protein-coding regions:
- the LOC108834622 gene encoding glycine-rich cell wall structural protein, coding for MAKCFLTLFLVLALASAFASGARNIPGGLSDQKNYLGYGGGYSGIGDNGLPFGGVGGGVAGPGGNLGFGGLGGVGGGLGGGLGNGIGGGLGNGIGGGLGSGVGSGVGGGSTGGVHFP